A DNA window from Trichosurus vulpecula isolate mTriVul1 chromosome 2, mTriVul1.pri, whole genome shotgun sequence contains the following coding sequences:
- the TMC4 gene encoding transmembrane channel-like protein 4, with product MEARGGPGEDWIPGGPGPGPSLATLLSELPSSATVRYRGPGVRPWGDPESPLEHSDQESWSQRKTAPGTSPEEPPESQAFRDLPWPMEAKRLLWKLHACQETKAVSGIRGSKGALLLGRAWARLAGAPKMLVPWRTILTKIGGQYGAGTESYFGLLRFLLGLNILGALFQGLLILLPLLLLGPIPEPPSPGDHKSCGPYDPVPQGLVDYATHLTNLLSGEGHLEWSPLFYGFYPVELAGGTFQLPVAYLLSILVSGFLCLLLILRRSVSGLKQTLLSESGALTSYSHRVFSAWDFGLQGAGPVELRRRAIRYELQVELEEASVRKRAETRTRAQWASLWVSRIVLNLLVLALLGAAFYGVYWATDPYNNLQEDPVVQETPILNLLVAFLPSIFISVANLILPPIFTLITSLEGYTRSRQVQFILFRTVFLRLASLVVLLISLWNQITCGGNPEAEACATCGYDYSNLPCWETRVGQEMYKLLLFDLLTCLAIPLLVQFPRKLLGDMCGGRLGRLVGTMEFQVPEEVLGLVYGQTLVWVGGFYCPLLALLNTAKLLLTFYLKRLTLFTFFSPASRTFRASTANFFFPLVLLLGLAISAVPVLYGIFVIPPSKLCGPFRGQSNIWAAIPNAIQGLSQGARDFLFFLGTLSFAVPLMLVSSVLMVYTLTLASSYGRLVSKLKGHLQMESESKVLLAQRIVELSREERDL from the exons ATGGAGGCCCGAGGAGGACCTGGAGAGGATTGGATCCCTGGGGGGCCTGGCCCag GCCCATCGCTGGCAACCCTACTGAGCGAGCTCCCTAGCTCGGCCACAGTGAGATACAGAGGGCCGGGTGTTCGCCCCTGGGGAGACCCAGAGTCACCTCTGGAGCACAGCGATCAGGAGAGCTGGTcacaaaggaaaactgcccccgGGACATCCCCAGAGGAGCCCCCAGAATCCCAGGCCTTTCGAGACCTGCCCTGGCCCATGGAGGCCAAACGGCTTCTGTG GAAGCTTCACGCATGCCAGGAAACAAAGGCAGTGTCAGGCATTCGGGGATCCAAGGGGGCCCTGCTCCTGGGCCGAGCTTGGGCTCGCTTGGCTGGAGCCCCAAAGATGCTGGTACCCTGGAGGACCATACTGACGAAGATTGGGG gCCAGTATGGGGCAGGTACTGAGTCCTACTTTGGACTCCTTCGCTTCCTGCTTGGTTTGAACATTCTGGGGGCCTTGTTCCAAGGACTTCTGATCTTGCTGCCTCTCCTCCTGTTGGGTCCCATCCCAGAGCCACCCTCACCTGGGGACCATAAGTCTTGTGGACCCTATGACCCTGTGCCCCAGGGCCTTGTGGACTACGCCACACACCTCACCAACCTGCTCTCTGGAGAG GGTCATCTGGAGTGGTCCCCCCTCTTCTATGGTTTCTACCCAGTTGAACTGGCAGGTGGCACCTTCCAGCTGCCAGTTGCCTACCTGCTGTCCATACTTGTCTCTggcttcctctgcctcctcctgaTTCTCCGAAG GTCGGTGTCAGGACTGAAGCAGACCCTGTTGAGTGAGTCTGGGGCTCTGACCAGCTACAGCCACCGTGTCTTCTCCGCTTGGGACTTCGGACTGCAGGGCGCTGGCCCTGTGGAGCTCCGAAGGCGAGCCATACGCTATGAGCTGCAG GTGGAGCTGGAGGAAGCCTCTGTGAGGAAGCGCGCAGAGACCCGGACCCGGGCGCAATGGGCTAGTCTGTGGGTGTCTAGGATAGTGCTCAACCTGCTGGTGCTGGCTCTGCTGGGGGCGGCCTTCTATGGGGTCTACTGGGCCACGGATCCCTACAATAATCTGCAG GAAGATCCTGTGGTCCAGGAGACCCCGATACTGAATCTGCTGGTCGCCTTTCTACCGTCCATCTTCATATCCGTGGCTAACCTCATCCTGCCACCCATCTTCACCCTTATCACCAGTCTGGAGGGCTACACGCGGAGCCGCCAGGtccaattcatccttttcag GACCGTGTTTCTCCGCCTGGCCTCACTCGTGGTCCTGCTCATATCCCTCTGGAATCAGATCACCTGTGGAGGCAACCCTGAGGCAGAGGCCTGTGCCACGTGCGGCTATGACTACAGCAACTTACCG TGTTGGGAGACTCGGGTGGGACAGGAGATGTACAAGCTGCTGCTGTTTGACCTGCTGACCTGCCTGGCCATCCCTCTGCTGGTCCAGTTCCCGCGCAA ACTCCTGGGAGATATGTGCGGAGGCCGTCTGGGCCGTCTGGTGGGGACCATGGAGTTCCAGGTCCCAGAGGAGGTGCTGGGGCTGGTATACGGGCAGACGCTGGTGTGGGTAGGGGGCTTCTACTGCCCCCTCCTGGCGCTGCTCAACACAGCCAAACTACTGCTTACCTTCTACCTAAAGAGG CTTACGCTCTTCACCTTCTTCTCTCCGGCCTCTCGCACCTTCCGGGCCTCCACAGCCAACTTCTTCTTCCCCCTGGTCCTGCTCCTGGGCTTGGCCATCTCGGCTGTCCCCGTGCTCTACGGCATTTTCGT GATCCCGCCGTCCAAGCTATGTGGCCCCTTCCGGGGCCAATCGAACATTTGGGCTGCCATACCTAACGCCATCCAGGGTCTGTCCCAGGGTGCTCgggactttcttttcttcctggggACCCTAAGCTTCGCTGTGCCCCTCATGCTGGTGTCCAG CGTTCTGATGGTCTACACCCTGACGCTGGCCAGTTCCTACGGCCGCCTGGTCTCCAAGCTGAAAGGGCATTTACAGATG GAGAGCGAAAGTAAAGTGCTGCTGGCCCAGAGGATTGTGGAGCTCAGCAGGGAGGAGCGGGACCTCTGA